A region of Mugil cephalus isolate CIBA_MC_2020 chromosome 3, CIBA_Mcephalus_1.1, whole genome shotgun sequence DNA encodes the following proteins:
- the kars1 gene encoding lysine--tRNA ligase isoform X2, giving the protein MADVTAVDGEKLSKNELKRRMKAEKKAAEKEAKVKEQVEQKKESNDEAGQNACALDEETLDPSQYFKIRTQAIQDLKGTAEDPYPHKYHVDLSLTDFIQKYNHLQPGDQLTDVVVNVSGRVHAKRASGAKLIFYDLRGEGVKLQAMANSRNYKSEEAFVAINNKLRRGDLIGVRGNPGKTKKGELSIIPIEMTLLSPCLHMLPHLHFGLKDKETRYRQRYLDLILNDYVRQKFITRSKIITYLRSFLDQMGFLEIETPMMNIIPGGAVARPFVTYHNDLDMNLYMRIAPELYHKMLVVGGLDRVYEVGRQFRNEGIDLTHNPEFTTCEFYMAYADYYDLMEITEKLLSGMVKHITGGYKVTYHPDGPEGQAHEIDFTPPFKRVSMTHDLEKIMGVKFPPTDSYDSNETRKFFDDLCAQRGVECPPPRTTARLLDKLVGDFLEVTCINPTFICDHPQIMSPLAKWHRSEKGLTERFELFVMKKEICNAYTELNDPIRQRELFEQQAKAKAEGDDEAMFIDETFCTALEYGLPPTAGWGMGIDRLAMFLTDSNNIKEVLLFPAMKPDDNKTTPSEGTSV; this is encoded by the exons ATGGCCGACGTGACAGCGGTGGACGGAGAGAAACTCAGCAAAAA TGAGCTGAAGAGGCGaatgaaagcagagaaaaaGGCGGCTGAGAAGGAAGCTAAGGTGAAAGAGCAGGTGGAGCAGAAGAAAGAATCTAATGACGAGGCAGGGCAAAATGCCTGTGCATTGGATGAGGAGACGCTTGACCCAagt CAATACTTCAAGATCCGCACTCAAGCCATCCAGGACCTGAAGGGTACAGCAGAGGACCCATACCCGCACAAGTATCATGTAGACTTGTCGCTCACAGACTTCATCCAGAAATACAATCATCTCCAGCCAGGAGACCAGCTGACAGATGTTGTTGTGAACGTGTCAG GCCGCGTCCATGCTAAGAGGGCCTCTGGTGCCAAGCTGATTTTCTATGATTTGCGAGGGGAAGGTGTCAAGTTGCAAGCTATGGCGAATTCAAG GAACTACAAGTCTGAGGAGGCCTTTGTGGCCATCAACAACAAACTGCGGCGAGGCGATCTGATTGGTGTCCGTGGTAACCCggggaagacaaaaaaaggggAGTTGAGCATCATTCCCATTGAGATGACTCTCCTGTCACCATGTTTGCACATGTTGCCCCACCTCCACTTTGGGCTCAAAGACAAG GAAACACGCTACCGCCAGCGTTACTTGGATCTGATTCTCAATGACTATGTGAGACAGAAGTTCATAACCCGCTCCAAAATCATCACATACCTCCGCAGCTTTCTGGACCAGATGGGATTTTTGGAG atcGAGACACCGATGATGAACATTATTCCTGGGGGAGCAGTGGCCCGTCCATTTGTTACGTACCACAATGACCTGGACATGAACCTGTACATGAGAATTGCTCCTGAGCTTTACCACAAG ATGCTTGTGGTCGGTGGACTGGACAGAGTGTATGAGGTTGGCCGTCAGTTCAGAAATGAAGGCATTGATCTCACTCATAATCCAGAATTCACCACCTGTGAATTTTATATGGCGTATGCTGATTACTATGACCTGATGGAAATCACAGAGAAACTGCTCTCAG GAATGGTGAAGCACATTACTGGAGGATACAAGGTGACCTATCACCCTGATGGCCCCGAGGGGCAGGCCCATGAGATTGACTTCACCCCACCATTCAAAAGAGTGAGCATGACACACGACCTGGAGAAAATCATGGGCGTCAAATTCCCACCTACTGACAGCTACGACAGCAATG AGACACGTAAATTCTTTGACGACCTGTGTGCCCAGAGAGGAGTTGAATGTCCTCCACCTAGGACCACTGCCCGCCTCCTTGACAAG CTGGTCGGAGATTTCCTAGAGGTCACGTGTATCAACCCAACATTCATCTGTGATCATCCTCAAATCATGAGCCCCTTAGCTAAATG GCACCGATCAGAAAAAGGCCTCACGGAGCGTTTCGAGCTCTTTGTGATGAAGAAGGAAATCTGCAATGCCTACACTGAGTTGAATGATCCGATTAGACAAAGAGAGCTCTTTGAGCAGCAGGCCAAG gccaaagcCGAGGGAGATGATGAAGCCATGTTCATCGATGAGACCTTCTGCACAGCCCTGGAATATGGTCTACCACCAACTGCTGGATGGGGAATGGGCATCGATCGTCTCGCCATGTTCCTCACTGACTCCAACAACATCAAG GAGGTGTTGCTGTTCCCAGCGATGAAGCCTGATGACAATAAGACAACGCCCTCAGAGGGCACCTCCGTGTAG
- the kars1 gene encoding lysine--tRNA ligase isoform X1: MLCLVRAARHQLCQSFGVRGQWLKYASPCTASGPAQICGNRWRGDKSELKRRMKAEKKAAEKEAKVKEQVEQKKESNDEAGQNACALDEETLDPSQYFKIRTQAIQDLKGTAEDPYPHKYHVDLSLTDFIQKYNHLQPGDQLTDVVVNVSGRVHAKRASGAKLIFYDLRGEGVKLQAMANSRNYKSEEAFVAINNKLRRGDLIGVRGNPGKTKKGELSIIPIEMTLLSPCLHMLPHLHFGLKDKETRYRQRYLDLILNDYVRQKFITRSKIITYLRSFLDQMGFLEIETPMMNIIPGGAVARPFVTYHNDLDMNLYMRIAPELYHKMLVVGGLDRVYEVGRQFRNEGIDLTHNPEFTTCEFYMAYADYYDLMEITEKLLSGMVKHITGGYKVTYHPDGPEGQAHEIDFTPPFKRVSMTHDLEKIMGVKFPPTDSYDSNETRKFFDDLCAQRGVECPPPRTTARLLDKLVGDFLEVTCINPTFICDHPQIMSPLAKWHRSEKGLTERFELFVMKKEICNAYTELNDPIRQRELFEQQAKAKAEGDDEAMFIDETFCTALEYGLPPTAGWGMGIDRLAMFLTDSNNIKEVLLFPAMKPDDNKTTPSEGTSV, encoded by the exons ATGCTGTGCCTGGTCAGGGCAGCCAGGCACCAGCTGTGCCAATCCTTTGGGGTCAGGGGACAGTGGTTAAAATATGCGTCCCCATGCACAGCTTCAGGCCCAGCTCAAATTTGCGGGAACCGCTGGAGAGGTGACAAAAG TGAGCTGAAGAGGCGaatgaaagcagagaaaaaGGCGGCTGAGAAGGAAGCTAAGGTGAAAGAGCAGGTGGAGCAGAAGAAAGAATCTAATGACGAGGCAGGGCAAAATGCCTGTGCATTGGATGAGGAGACGCTTGACCCAagt CAATACTTCAAGATCCGCACTCAAGCCATCCAGGACCTGAAGGGTACAGCAGAGGACCCATACCCGCACAAGTATCATGTAGACTTGTCGCTCACAGACTTCATCCAGAAATACAATCATCTCCAGCCAGGAGACCAGCTGACAGATGTTGTTGTGAACGTGTCAG GCCGCGTCCATGCTAAGAGGGCCTCTGGTGCCAAGCTGATTTTCTATGATTTGCGAGGGGAAGGTGTCAAGTTGCAAGCTATGGCGAATTCAAG GAACTACAAGTCTGAGGAGGCCTTTGTGGCCATCAACAACAAACTGCGGCGAGGCGATCTGATTGGTGTCCGTGGTAACCCggggaagacaaaaaaaggggAGTTGAGCATCATTCCCATTGAGATGACTCTCCTGTCACCATGTTTGCACATGTTGCCCCACCTCCACTTTGGGCTCAAAGACAAG GAAACACGCTACCGCCAGCGTTACTTGGATCTGATTCTCAATGACTATGTGAGACAGAAGTTCATAACCCGCTCCAAAATCATCACATACCTCCGCAGCTTTCTGGACCAGATGGGATTTTTGGAG atcGAGACACCGATGATGAACATTATTCCTGGGGGAGCAGTGGCCCGTCCATTTGTTACGTACCACAATGACCTGGACATGAACCTGTACATGAGAATTGCTCCTGAGCTTTACCACAAG ATGCTTGTGGTCGGTGGACTGGACAGAGTGTATGAGGTTGGCCGTCAGTTCAGAAATGAAGGCATTGATCTCACTCATAATCCAGAATTCACCACCTGTGAATTTTATATGGCGTATGCTGATTACTATGACCTGATGGAAATCACAGAGAAACTGCTCTCAG GAATGGTGAAGCACATTACTGGAGGATACAAGGTGACCTATCACCCTGATGGCCCCGAGGGGCAGGCCCATGAGATTGACTTCACCCCACCATTCAAAAGAGTGAGCATGACACACGACCTGGAGAAAATCATGGGCGTCAAATTCCCACCTACTGACAGCTACGACAGCAATG AGACACGTAAATTCTTTGACGACCTGTGTGCCCAGAGAGGAGTTGAATGTCCTCCACCTAGGACCACTGCCCGCCTCCTTGACAAG CTGGTCGGAGATTTCCTAGAGGTCACGTGTATCAACCCAACATTCATCTGTGATCATCCTCAAATCATGAGCCCCTTAGCTAAATG GCACCGATCAGAAAAAGGCCTCACGGAGCGTTTCGAGCTCTTTGTGATGAAGAAGGAAATCTGCAATGCCTACACTGAGTTGAATGATCCGATTAGACAAAGAGAGCTCTTTGAGCAGCAGGCCAAG gccaaagcCGAGGGAGATGATGAAGCCATGTTCATCGATGAGACCTTCTGCACAGCCCTGGAATATGGTCTACCACCAACTGCTGGATGGGGAATGGGCATCGATCGTCTCGCCATGTTCCTCACTGACTCCAACAACATCAAG GAGGTGTTGCTGTTCCCAGCGATGAAGCCTGATGACAATAAGACAACGCCCTCAGAGGGCACCTCCGTGTAG